In the Enterococcus saigonensis genome, one interval contains:
- the gap gene encoding type I glyceraldehyde-3-phosphate dehydrogenase translates to MTVKVGINGFGRIGRLAFRRIQDVEGIEVVAINDLTDAKMLAHLLKYDTTQGRFNGTVEVNEGSFTVNGKEVKVLSNRNPEELPWGDLGVDIVLESTGFFTSKEKAELHLKGGAKRVIITAPGGNDVPTIVYNVNHETLTGKESVISGASCTTNCLAPMAKTLNDKFGIVEGLMTTIHAYTGDQMTLDGPHPKGDFRRARAAAENIVPNTTGAAKAIGLVIPELNGKLDGAAQRVPIATGSLTELVTVLDKEVTADEVNAAMKEASNESYGYNTDEIVSSDIVGMTYGSLFDETQTKVLSVGGKQLVKTVAWYDNEMSYTAQLVRTLEYFAKL, encoded by the coding sequence ATGACAGTTAAAGTAGGTATCAATGGTTTTGGACGTATCGGACGCTTAGCATTCCGTCGTATCCAAGATGTAGAAGGAATCGAAGTAGTTGCAATCAACGACTTAACAGACGCAAAAATGTTAGCTCACTTGTTAAAATATGACACTACTCAAGGACGTTTCAACGGAACAGTTGAAGTAAACGAAGGTTCTTTCACAGTAAACGGTAAAGAAGTAAAAGTTTTATCTAACCGTAACCCTGAAGAATTACCTTGGGGCGACCTAGGCGTAGATATCGTGTTGGAATCAACTGGTTTCTTCACTTCTAAAGAAAAAGCTGAATTACACTTAAAAGGTGGCGCTAAACGCGTAATTATTACAGCTCCTGGTGGAAACGACGTACCAACAATCGTTTACAACGTAAACCATGAAACATTAACTGGTAAAGAATCAGTTATTTCAGGTGCATCTTGTACAACTAACTGTTTAGCTCCTATGGCTAAAACTTTAAATGACAAATTTGGTATTGTTGAAGGCTTAATGACAACTATCCATGCTTACACAGGTGACCAAATGACTCTTGATGGACCACACCCTAAAGGCGACTTCCGTCGTGCTCGTGCTGCTGCTGAAAACATTGTTCCTAATACAACTGGTGCTGCTAAAGCTATTGGTTTAGTAATCCCAGAATTGAACGGTAAATTAGACGGCGCTGCTCAACGTGTGCCAATCGCAACTGGTTCATTAACTGAATTAGTAACTGTTCTTGACAAAGAAGTTACTGCTGACGAAGTAAATGCAGCTATGAAAGAAGCTTCTAACGAATCTTACGGTTACAACACTGATGAAATCGTATCTTCAGATATCGTTGGTATGACTTATGGTTCATTATTCGACGAAACTCAAACTAAAGTATTATCTGTTGGTGGCAAACAATTAGTGAAAACTGTTGCTTGGTACGACAATGAAATGTCTTACACTGCTCAATTAGTTCGTACTTTAGAATACTTCGCTAAATTATAA
- a CDS encoding sugar-binding transcriptional regulator: MLDDLKLIEAVAPDILHVLQERYKILRNIYWMQPIGRRNLADSLNMTERVLRTETELLKRLALIDVTKSGMSLTKTGEKVFTDLGKVMDQLFGMHQLEKQLAKHFGIARCIISAGDSDRQEKVVKNFGESLNESLDVLLPEGKNIIAVMGGTTMAQVAECLTNLESNERHNLFVPARGGIGEALTVQANSVSAMMAMRSNGEHRALYVPEQLSSDTYRSLMKEPSILEVLNLISQANCVIHSIGRALHMAARRKMSEKEILMLKQANAVAESFGYFFDEAGKVVYKVPRIGLQLKNLQTVPLILAVAGGKSKAKAINAYMQNAPKQTWLLTDEAAANEILKGETL, encoded by the coding sequence ATGCTTGATGACTTAAAATTGATTGAAGCAGTTGCTCCTGATATCCTACATGTTTTGCAAGAACGCTACAAAATATTGCGTAACATCTACTGGATGCAGCCTATTGGTCGCCGTAATTTAGCAGATAGTTTAAACATGACTGAACGGGTGCTACGAACTGAAACAGAATTATTGAAGCGATTAGCTTTGATTGATGTTACGAAAAGCGGCATGAGCTTAACTAAAACAGGTGAAAAAGTTTTCACTGATTTAGGAAAAGTCATGGATCAACTTTTTGGGATGCATCAGTTGGAAAAACAATTAGCTAAGCATTTTGGTATTGCGCGCTGTATAATTTCTGCTGGTGATAGTGACCGTCAAGAAAAAGTCGTGAAAAATTTTGGCGAAAGTCTAAATGAATCTTTGGATGTGCTTTTACCTGAAGGCAAGAATATTATTGCGGTAATGGGTGGGACAACTATGGCCCAAGTTGCTGAATGTTTGACCAACCTTGAAAGTAATGAACGACATAACCTTTTTGTACCAGCTAGAGGTGGTATTGGGGAGGCTTTGACTGTACAAGCTAACTCAGTTTCTGCTATGATGGCTATGAGGTCTAATGGGGAACATCGGGCATTATATGTCCCAGAACAATTGAGTTCTGATACGTATCGTTCATTGATGAAAGAGCCCTCAATCCTTGAAGTCTTAAACTTGATAAGCCAAGCCAATTGTGTTATCCATAGTATTGGACGAGCATTGCATATGGCTGCTAGACGTAAGATGAGTGAAAAAGAAATATTGATGTTAAAACAAGCCAACGCAGTCGCGGAATCATTTGGTTATTTCTTTGATGAAGCGGGGAAAGTGGTATATAAAGTGCCACGAATTGGTTTGCAATTAAAGAATTTACAAACAGTGCCACTTATCTTGGCTGTTGCTGGAGGCAAAAGTAAAGCCAAAGCAATCAATGCTTACATGCAAAATGCACCAAAACAAACGTGGCTTCTCACTGATGAAGCTGCTGCTAATGAGATTTTAAAAGGGGAGACCCTTTAA
- the rpoN gene encoding RNA polymerase factor sigma-54: MKFQQSFSQKQKQSQKLAMTQSLQQSIQVLQFSIDELAEFVETQAMENPLIEVSEANYAVTYSKPRSSSGEELNYLSQIPDNRISLFEYLIDQVHLNYRDTFLRDIVLFLLEYVDLNGFLTIDLDEVSTKMKATKIQVLDALTLVQQLDPAGVGARNLQECLMLQTERDDSAPNLAYLILEEHFEALVNRKWPDLAKNLNIPVSEVQEVFDYIQTLTPTPGASFGTTDGLYIIPDLTVKISDTGKIKITSNRRGMPEMHFQQSYFDEMAKKADAETQKYLNEKKQDFDSLKKMVQQRGDTILRVGQAIIAHQQEFFLNENRPIKPLILKDIAEELDIHESTVSRAVNGKYLETDFGIFELKHFFSQKIGIQNESGEDLSTDNVKVRLKDLVDNEDKGKPLSDQKLVDLLKAEGIDISRRTVAKYRDALKIPSSSKRKRFD; encoded by the coding sequence ATGAAATTTCAACAAAGTTTTTCACAAAAGCAAAAACAATCGCAAAAGCTTGCTATGACACAGTCATTACAACAATCCATTCAGGTTTTACAATTTTCAATTGATGAATTAGCAGAATTTGTCGAAACCCAAGCAATGGAAAATCCATTAATAGAAGTTTCTGAAGCCAATTATGCTGTAACCTACTCTAAACCACGTTCCTCCAGTGGCGAAGAATTAAATTATCTGAGTCAAATTCCAGATAATCGCATTTCCTTATTTGAATATCTCATTGATCAAGTCCACTTGAACTATCGTGATACTTTTTTACGTGACATCGTTTTATTTTTATTAGAATACGTTGATTTAAACGGCTTTTTAACCATTGATTTAGATGAAGTTAGCACCAAAATGAAAGCTACCAAAATACAGGTTTTGGATGCCTTAACCCTAGTTCAACAACTCGATCCCGCCGGTGTAGGTGCCCGTAATCTCCAAGAATGCCTAATGTTACAAACCGAACGAGATGATTCGGCACCAAATTTAGCTTATCTTATCCTAGAGGAACATTTCGAAGCGCTGGTAAATCGCAAATGGCCTGACTTAGCCAAAAATTTAAATATTCCGGTTAGTGAAGTACAAGAAGTATTCGATTATATTCAGACCCTCACCCCAACTCCTGGAGCGAGTTTTGGCACCACCGATGGCCTCTATATTATTCCTGATTTAACCGTCAAAATAAGTGATACTGGGAAAATTAAAATTACCAGTAATCGTCGCGGTATGCCAGAAATGCACTTTCAGCAAAGCTACTTTGACGAGATGGCAAAAAAAGCTGATGCAGAAACGCAGAAATATCTAAATGAGAAAAAACAAGATTTTGACTCCCTAAAAAAAATGGTACAACAACGTGGTGATACCATTTTACGGGTGGGTCAAGCGATTATTGCTCACCAACAAGAATTCTTTTTAAATGAAAATCGTCCGATTAAACCTTTAATCTTAAAAGACATCGCTGAAGAATTGGACATTCATGAATCAACTGTTAGCCGAGCCGTTAATGGAAAATATTTGGAAACAGATTTTGGCATTTTTGAATTGAAGCACTTCTTCAGTCAAAAAATTGGTATTCAAAATGAAAGTGGTGAAGATTTATCTACTGATAACGTTAAGGTACGTCTGAAAGATCTGGTCGACAACGAGGATAAAGGTAAACCGCTCTCCGATCAAAAATTAGTTGATTTACTAAAAGCAGAAGGAATTGACATTTCGCGCCGAACAGTAGCAAAATACCGTGATGCATTGAAAATTCCTAGTTCAAGTAAGCGCAAACGTTTCGATTAG
- the gtfA gene encoding sucrose phosphorylase has protein sequence MKIKNETMLITYADSLGKNLKELKMVADEYLKDVIGGIHLLPFFPSTGDRGFAPSDYRVVDSTFGKWSEIEALGEEYYLMFDFMINHISRESEYFKDFVAKHEDSPYKEMFIRIHEFFPPGRPTQADIDLIYKRKDKAPFQEVTFLDNSKEEVWNTFGEEQIDLDVTKEVTKTFIKETIRDMASHGCSLIRLDAFAYAIKKLDTNDFFVEPEIWTLLDEVRKEASKYGTELLPEIHEHYTIQMNIAKHDYFIYDFALPMLTLHALYSGRSDRLAKWLMMSPMKQFTTLDTHDGIGVVDARDLLSEEELNFTSEELYKVGANVKKVYSSASYNNLDIYQINSTYYSALGDNDRSYLLARVLQCFAPGIPQIYYVGLLAGKNDITLLEQTKEGRNINRHYYDLTEIKAEVQRPIVKKLFALLKFRNQETAFDLNGTIEVQTPSTSDIIITRSNKTGSSVTLAANLADKTFCITKGDSVVMEQR, from the coding sequence GTGAAAATTAAAAATGAAACTATGCTTATCACATATGCGGACAGTTTAGGTAAAAACTTAAAAGAGTTAAAAATGGTGGCAGATGAATATTTAAAAGATGTTATTGGAGGTATTCACTTACTTCCATTTTTTCCCTCCACGGGAGATCGTGGTTTTGCACCGAGTGATTATCGGGTTGTAGATTCAACTTTTGGCAAGTGGTCAGAAATTGAAGCCTTAGGTGAAGAATACTATTTAATGTTTGATTTTATGATTAATCATATTTCTCGTGAATCTGAATATTTTAAAGATTTTGTTGCAAAACATGAAGATTCCCCTTACAAAGAAATGTTTATTCGTATTCATGAATTTTTCCCACCTGGACGTCCAACACAAGCTGATATCGATTTGATTTATAAACGTAAGGACAAAGCCCCTTTTCAAGAAGTAACGTTTTTGGATAATAGTAAAGAAGAAGTTTGGAATACTTTTGGGGAAGAACAAATTGATTTAGATGTCACAAAAGAGGTAACAAAAACCTTTATTAAGGAAACGATTCGAGACATGGCCAGTCATGGCTGCTCTTTAATTCGTTTAGATGCTTTTGCTTATGCGATTAAAAAATTAGATACGAATGACTTTTTTGTGGAACCTGAAATTTGGACACTTTTAGATGAGGTTAGAAAAGAAGCATCTAAGTATGGTACAGAATTACTGCCAGAAATTCATGAACATTACACCATTCAAATGAACATTGCCAAACATGACTATTTTATTTATGATTTTGCTTTACCTATGTTAACACTACATGCTTTATATAGTGGGCGTTCAGATCGTTTGGCTAAGTGGTTAATGATGAGCCCCATGAAGCAATTTACAACCCTTGATACCCATGATGGCATTGGCGTTGTTGATGCAAGAGATTTATTATCAGAAGAAGAATTAAATTTTACTTCAGAAGAACTATATAAAGTTGGAGCAAATGTAAAAAAAGTTTATTCCTCCGCTAGTTATAACAATTTAGATATCTACCAAATTAATAGTACCTATTATAGTGCTTTAGGAGATAACGATCGTAGCTACTTGTTAGCCCGAGTGTTACAATGTTTTGCTCCGGGGATTCCGCAAATTTATTATGTCGGACTTTTGGCGGGAAAAAACGACATCACATTATTAGAACAAACTAAAGAAGGACGAAATATTAACCGGCATTATTATGATCTTACTGAAATCAAAGCAGAAGTACAACGTCCAATAGTAAAAAAATTGTTTGCGTTATTAAAGTTTCGTAATCAAGAAACAGCCTTTGATCTTAATGGCACAATTGAAGTACAAACACCTAGTACGAGTGATATTATTATTACCCGTAGTAATAAAACAGGTTCTTCCGTAACTTTAGCAGCCAATCTTGCAGACAAAACATTTTGTATCACAAAAGGTGATAGTGTAGTAATGGAACAAAGGTAA
- a CDS encoding alpha-glucosidase, producing MKFDREWWKEAVVYQIYPRSFKDANQDGIGDLLGIKESLPYLKNLGVDVLWLSPVYKSPMIDGGYDIADYQDIDPMFGTMEDMDALIATADKMDMKILMDLVVNHTSDQHPWFQEALKNPKSSYRNWYIFREGRNGQPPNNWRSYFGGSVWEKVPGEENMYYFHCFAKEQPDLNWENSDVRQAIIDMINWWLEKGLGGFRIDAILNLKKTITYGNFPADGEDGLCWVGRYILNQPGILDWLQELDHKTFRAHNSFTVAEADVPFEQLKDYIGEDGVFRMVFDFSYTDIDVPETGEWHQQSNWSVADLKKAIFNNEVITQQVGWGAKYLENHDQPRSINKYIPSADISNTSKKMLGTLFMMLHGTPFIYQGQEIGMENIWMDSLTDYDDLATLDQYERAIQAKVTPEDAFYGLFKRSRDNSRTPMQWNNQPFAGFTQGETTWLKVNPNYSKINVEIEDSDSESVLNHYRRLIALRRDPIYRDVVIYGKFIPCESSMHTIVYERQLEEKKIIVAVNFSNKQQQIEISQEYRHLLLNNYPDIDLIKDNLSLEAYQSIILSNY from the coding sequence TTGAAATTTGATCGTGAGTGGTGGAAAGAAGCAGTTGTCTATCAAATATATCCCCGTAGTTTCAAAGACGCCAATCAAGATGGCATCGGGGACTTGTTAGGAATCAAAGAAAGTTTACCTTATTTGAAAAATTTAGGTGTTGATGTTTTGTGGCTATCTCCAGTGTATAAATCTCCTATGATTGACGGAGGATATGATATTGCAGATTATCAAGATATTGACCCGATGTTTGGCACGATGGAAGATATGGATGCTTTAATTGCTACCGCAGATAAAATGGATATGAAAATACTGATGGACTTAGTTGTGAATCATACGTCTGATCAACATCCTTGGTTTCAAGAAGCACTAAAAAATCCCAAATCTTCCTATCGAAACTGGTATATTTTTAGAGAAGGAAGAAACGGGCAGCCACCCAATAACTGGCGTAGCTATTTTGGTGGTTCGGTGTGGGAAAAAGTTCCTGGAGAAGAAAATATGTATTATTTTCATTGTTTTGCTAAAGAGCAGCCGGATTTGAATTGGGAAAATTCTGATGTGCGTCAAGCAATAATTGATATGATTAATTGGTGGTTGGAAAAAGGTTTAGGAGGCTTTAGAATTGATGCAATTTTAAATTTGAAAAAGACTATTACTTATGGCAATTTTCCAGCAGATGGTGAAGATGGGCTATGTTGGGTAGGGCGCTATATTTTAAATCAACCCGGAATTTTGGATTGGTTACAAGAGCTTGATCATAAAACTTTTCGTGCTCATAATAGTTTTACGGTTGCAGAAGCAGATGTTCCTTTTGAGCAGTTGAAAGACTATATCGGAGAAGATGGTGTTTTTCGCATGGTCTTTGATTTTAGTTACACTGACATTGATGTCCCTGAAACAGGAGAGTGGCATCAACAATCTAATTGGTCTGTCGCTGATTTGAAAAAGGCTATTTTTAATAATGAAGTAATCACCCAGCAAGTGGGATGGGGCGCCAAATATTTGGAAAATCACGATCAACCACGTTCCATTAATAAGTACATTCCATCCGCAGATATTTCTAATACTTCTAAAAAGATGTTGGGGACTCTTTTTATGATGCTCCATGGCACTCCTTTTATTTACCAAGGACAAGAAATAGGAATGGAAAATATTTGGATGGATTCTCTTACAGATTACGATGATTTGGCGACATTGGATCAGTATGAACGGGCTATTCAAGCTAAAGTAACCCCAGAAGATGCTTTTTATGGATTATTTAAACGAAGTCGGGATAACTCTCGCACACCAATGCAATGGAATAATCAGCCATTTGCCGGTTTTACTCAAGGAGAGACAACTTGGCTTAAAGTTAATCCTAATTATTCTAAAATTAATGTCGAGATAGAAGATAGTGACTCAGAATCTGTTTTAAATCATTATCGAAGATTAATTGCATTGAGACGAGACCCCATTTATCGAGATGTAGTTATTTATGGCAAATTTATTCCATGTGAATCGAGTATGCACACAATTGTATACGAACGTCAACTGGAGGAAAAGAAAATAATAGTGGCTGTTAATTTCAGTAATAAACAACAGCAAATTGAAATTTCACAAGAATATCGCCATTTGCTTCTTAATAATTATCCGGATATTGATTTAATTAAAGATAACCTTTCTTTAGAGGCATATCAAAGTATCATTTTGAGTAATTACTAA
- a CDS encoding alpha-glucosidase codes for MSVERKWWHQAIGYQIYPKSFQDTNDDGVGDIPGITQHLVDLVDLGVNVIWISPVNTSPMLDNGYDIADYYQIDPAFGTNKDFAMLIQVAKEKNIKVLMDLVINHTSTEHEWFKKAMADLESEYADYFVIKEGIGNNPPNNWRSIFGGSAWEKIAGTNKYYLHLFTVGQPDLNWENPQLRRKLYEIIDYWLNQGVAGFRIDAIAHIKKIYSENNLPADGPDGLVTTWEHYRNATGIGDFLAEMRDTVFAKQDILTIAEMDVPNSDNWEEYFGEGGYFSSIFDFYHTAYSIQDVKYRNNAKEFVNLLKKQLFKKQTLANDRVFFTNFLENHDLPRMPDRLIPKAEINFNSISAWNMSYFFLRGIPVIYQGQEIGMQDYPKESIADYVDLATHNSYHDYLLSGMTPEQALAQINRESRENSRTPMQWSNCKNAGFSETKPWFAVNSNYSQLNYEAQKRTPTSLLNFFKKMIAVRKQVDLQELMICGRSIPVLQDISGVIAYYREKNGERLVLISNVTNESIALPLQKEIQNILLINYGEVIKDGEVLELQPYQSILYKEQGTESLEI; via the coding sequence ATGTCTGTTGAAAGAAAATGGTGGCATCAGGCCATAGGATATCAGATTTATCCCAAAAGTTTCCAAGATACAAATGACGATGGTGTTGGTGATATTCCTGGAATTACACAACATTTGGTCGATTTAGTTGATCTTGGTGTGAATGTCATCTGGATTAGTCCGGTGAACACCTCCCCGATGCTTGATAATGGGTATGATATTGCTGATTATTATCAAATTGATCCAGCTTTTGGCACAAACAAAGACTTTGCTATGTTAATACAAGTGGCTAAAGAAAAAAATATTAAAGTTTTAATGGATTTAGTAATTAATCATACATCTACAGAACACGAGTGGTTTAAAAAGGCAATGGCAGATTTAGAAAGTGAATATGCCGATTATTTTGTAATTAAAGAAGGTATTGGGAATAATCCTCCTAACAATTGGCGTTCTATCTTTGGTGGTAGTGCTTGGGAAAAAATTGCTGGTACGAATAAATATTATTTGCATCTTTTTACTGTAGGACAACCAGATTTGAATTGGGAAAATCCGCAACTGCGGCGAAAACTTTATGAAATTATTGACTATTGGTTGAACCAAGGCGTAGCTGGTTTTCGAATTGATGCTATTGCGCATATAAAGAAAATTTACTCCGAAAATAATTTGCCGGCCGATGGTCCAGATGGTTTGGTTACAACGTGGGAGCATTATCGGAATGCGACTGGGATTGGGGATTTTTTAGCTGAAATGCGTGACACGGTTTTTGCAAAACAAGACATTTTAACAATTGCTGAAATGGATGTTCCTAATTCAGATAACTGGGAAGAATATTTCGGTGAAGGCGGTTATTTTTCAAGTATATTTGATTTTTATCATACAGCTTATTCAATTCAAGATGTGAAGTATCGCAATAACGCCAAAGAATTTGTTAATTTGTTAAAGAAACAATTATTTAAAAAACAGACTCTGGCTAATGATCGTGTCTTTTTTACTAATTTTTTGGAAAATCATGATTTACCACGAATGCCTGATCGTTTGATTCCTAAAGCTGAAATTAACTTCAATAGTATTTCAGCGTGGAATATGAGTTATTTCTTCTTACGTGGTATTCCGGTTATTTACCAAGGGCAAGAAATTGGTATGCAAGATTATCCTAAAGAATCTATTGCGGATTATGTAGATTTAGCAACCCACAATAGTTATCACGATTATTTATTAAGTGGCATGACACCTGAGCAGGCTTTAGCACAAATAAATAGAGAAAGTCGCGAAAATAGCCGTACACCGATGCAATGGAGTAATTGCAAAAATGCTGGTTTTAGTGAAACTAAGCCTTGGTTTGCGGTCAATTCTAATTATTCTCAATTAAATTATGAAGCACAAAAGCGCACCCCTACATCATTGTTAAATTTTTTTAAAAAGATGATAGCTGTTCGTAAACAAGTAGATTTACAAGAATTGATGATATGCGGACGTAGTATTCCAGTCCTACAAGATATTTCAGGTGTTATTGCCTATTATCGTGAAAAAAATGGAGAGCGACTTGTTTTAATTAGTAACGTGACGAACGAATCCATCGCGTTGCCTTTACAAAAAGAAATTCAGAATATTTTGTTAATAAATTATGGTGAAGTTATAAAGGATGGTGAAGTACTTGAATTACAACCCTACCAAAGTATCTTATATAAAGAACAAGGAACAGAAAGTCTTGAAATTTGA
- a CDS encoding carbohydrate ABC transporter permease yields the protein MKSFIRKSKKNGLIRYIILTVMAIYTLFPISFLVINSFKSQSEIVKTPLALPKSLNFTYIINAIKEIDLANSIWLTVLITVVAVTLIVIISSSVAWMMVRYKSNVSSFMLLFFTSSMLIPFQAVMYPLISLFDNVGLKNVVGLILMYGGFGMSMSIFLYHGFMKSVPVALEEAAIIDGASVFQVYFKVIMPLVRPTTMTVIIMNAMWIWNDYLLPFLVIGNGEQKTLTLSIYFAKIQSGQYGNAWDLIFPAVLITIIPIIILFLILQKNIIRGISDGAVK from the coding sequence ATGAAATCGTTTATTCGAAAATCTAAAAAAAATGGTTTGATAAGATACATTATTTTAACGGTTATGGCGATTTATACTTTATTTCCAATTAGTTTTTTAGTAATCAATTCTTTTAAATCTCAAAGTGAGATCGTTAAAACACCACTAGCCCTACCAAAGAGTTTGAATTTTACTTACATTATTAATGCTATAAAAGAAATTGATTTAGCTAATTCAATTTGGCTAACTGTTTTGATTACAGTGGTTGCCGTAACTTTGATTGTGATTATCTCTTCCAGTGTAGCGTGGATGATGGTGCGTTATAAATCCAATGTCTCAAGTTTTATGTTACTATTTTTTACTTCTTCCATGTTAATTCCCTTTCAGGCAGTGATGTATCCTTTGATTAGCTTATTTGACAATGTTGGTTTGAAAAATGTAGTGGGTTTGATTTTGATGTACGGTGGATTTGGAATGAGTATGTCAATTTTTTTATATCATGGATTTATGAAAAGTGTTCCTGTAGCGTTGGAAGAAGCGGCAATTATTGATGGAGCCTCAGTTTTCCAAGTATATTTTAAAGTGATTATGCCTCTGGTTCGCCCAACTACAATGACAGTGATTATCATGAATGCAATGTGGATTTGGAATGACTATTTACTTCCATTTTTAGTAATCGGCAATGGAGAACAAAAGACGCTAACGTTATCGATTTATTTTGCCAAGATTCAATCTGGTCAATACGGTAATGCTTGGGATTTAATTTTCCCAGCAGTTTTAATTACCATCATACCAATTATTATTCTCTTTTTAATTTTACAAAAGAACATTATTCGCGGTATCTCAGATGGGGCTGTGAAGTAA
- a CDS encoding carbohydrate ABC transporter permease, which yields MKNVYKRWFAPFTIPAVILYSCVVIIPFIVGFLYSFSAWRGAYFAGGGGVFDAWVGFDNYLKAFQDDSFRAAFFYTLKFTFLAVIIVNVVALALALLVNSIGKAVGFYRATFFLPNLLGGLALGFIWLFIFENIFSKNLFGPDGLLPISFLTNMTQDNTKNLFAMLMVVTWQMAGYMMIIYITGLNNIPGELYEAASIDGANAWQRFKKITLPMLMPSFTIVFFMVLSSCFKLLDPNVALTNGEFNTRMLALQILRAPKDSSNNYGLAQAEAVIFFIIIAVVSLTQVAITKKKEVEM from the coding sequence ATGAAAAATGTTTACAAACGCTGGTTTGCACCCTTTACCATTCCTGCAGTAATTCTTTATTCTTGTGTTGTAATTATTCCATTTATTGTTGGCTTTCTTTATTCCTTTTCTGCATGGCGAGGTGCTTACTTTGCTGGTGGAGGTGGCGTTTTTGACGCGTGGGTGGGCTTTGATAATTATCTAAAAGCTTTCCAAGATGATAGCTTTCGAGCTGCCTTTTTTTACACATTAAAATTTACCTTTTTAGCGGTTATTATAGTAAATGTTGTAGCCTTAGCGTTAGCGTTATTAGTGAATAGTATCGGCAAAGCTGTAGGTTTTTATCGTGCGACTTTTTTTCTACCAAACTTACTAGGAGGATTAGCTTTAGGGTTTATTTGGTTGTTTATTTTTGAAAATATTTTTTCTAAAAATCTCTTTGGACCAGACGGACTGTTGCCAATTAGTTTTCTAACGAATATGACACAAGACAATACCAAAAATTTATTCGCTATGTTAATGGTAGTGACTTGGCAAATGGCCGGCTACATGATGATTATTTATATTACGGGTCTAAATAATATCCCAGGTGAGTTATATGAAGCTGCTTCAATCGATGGAGCGAATGCTTGGCAACGCTTCAAAAAAATCACGCTTCCAATGTTGATGCCTTCATTTACTATCGTTTTCTTTATGGTTTTATCGAGTTGTTTTAAATTGCTAGATCCAAACGTAGCTTTAACTAATGGAGAATTTAATACGCGAATGTTGGCATTGCAAATTTTACGAGCACCAAAAGATAGTTCAAATAACTACGGATTAGCTCAGGCCGAAGCTGTCATTTTCTTTATCATTATTGCAGTTGTTTCATTAACCCAAGTAGCGATTACTAAAAAGAAAGAGGTTGAGATGTAA